A genomic segment from Daphnia pulex isolate KAP4 chromosome 5, ASM2113471v1 encodes:
- the LOC124194424 gene encoding carboxypeptidase D-like yields the protein MKTAVWYTSTFVVIFVYLYCYLVQFIRGAEIRPQHLQPLLRSRLAAPLQQQPVAFPYPVAGGWPLASGSQHPAQQRHLPPLPPPPPPSEVFADYMGPGSMAVSSSMSVSSAASAPVQVPPSVSAAPAAASAAAAKPLDFSYHNYEDMTTWLKQFSASNPDLTALYSIGKSVQGRDLWVMVVSSSPFQHMKGKPDVKYVANIHGNEAVSREMALHLIQHLVKSYREDAYIRWLLDQTRIHILPSLNPDGFEVAREGTCTGGQGRYNARGFDLNRNFPDYFKQNTKRLQPETEAYKEWIAKIQFTLSAGLHAGALVASYPFDNTPNSVYQAFAPTPSQTPDDDVFHHLATLYARNHATMYQGVACKPGSPSFPNGTTNGAAWYPLTGGAQDYSYVWTGTMEITVEMACCKYPPAAELPLHWSEHRQALVRFVGEAHRGVRGFVTDGNGRPLENVAMKIKGRDAPFQTTKHGEYWRILLPGYYRIEAYKEGYEPVEDDFSVTDHHATQVNLTLFKQVDSKNAFGALDEVSNYYSLSPGDERPNKRQPTISNKQDVPHPTGLTGLLITLRSQMDNLFTNLFG from the exons ATGAAGACGGCCGTTTGGTACACATCGACGttcgtcgtcatcttcgtTTACCTTTACTGCTACCTGGTGCAGTTCATCCGCGGGGCGGAAATCCGGCCGCAACATCTCCAGCCTTTGCTTCGAAGTCGACTAGCAGCGccactgcagcagcagcctgtTGCATTTCCCTATCCGGTGGCTGGCGGATGGCCATTGGCATCCGGCAGTCAGCATCCGGCCCAGCAACGCCATCTCCCTCCGCTACCACCTCCTCCGCCTCCGTCAGAAGTTTTCGCCGATTACATGGGACCTGGATCCATGGCCGTGTCTTCATCCATGTCCGTCTCTTCCGCTGCTTCCGCTCCGGTTCAAGTCCCACCGTCAGTTTCCGCCGCACCCGCTGCCgcctccgctgctgctgccaagcCGTTGGATTTCAGTTACCACAATTACGAGGACATGACGACCTGGTTAAAACAGTTTAGTGCATCCAATCCAGATCTAACGGCCCTCTACTCCATCGGCAAATCCGTTCAAG GTCGCGATTTGTGGGTGATGGTGGTCTCGTCGTCTCCGTTCCAGCACATGAAAGGCAAACCGGATGTCAAGTACGTGGCCAACATCCACGGCAACGAGGCCGTCAGCAGGGAAATGGCTCTGCATCTCATCCAG catTTAGTCAAGAGCTACAGGGAAGACGCTTACATCCGCTGGCTGCTGGACCAGACGCGAATCCACATCTTGCCAAGTCTCAATCCAGACGGATTCGAAGTGGCCCGCGAGGGCACTTGCACCGGTGGTCAAGGAAG GTACAACGCCCGCGGTTTCGATTTGAATCGAAATTTCCCAGACTACTTCAAGCAGAACACGAAACGTCTCCAGCCGGAAACTGAAGCCTACAAGGAATGGATCGCCAAAATTCAGTTTACCCTGTCGGCCGGACTTCACGCTGGCGCTCTAGTCGCTTCCTACCCTTTCGATAACACACCCAATTCGG TTTACCAAGCGTTCGCTCCCACTCCGTCACAGACGCCGGATGACGATGTCTTCCATCACCTGGCCACGTTGTACGCCCGCAATCACGCCACCATGTATCAAGGTGTGGCCTGCAAGCCCGGCTCCCCTTCGTTCCCCAACGGGACGACCAACGGAGCGGCCTGGTACCCGTTGACGGGCGGGGCTCAAGACTATTCCTACGTTTGGACGGGAACGATGGAGATCACCGTTGAAATGGCCTGCTGCAAGTACCCGCCAGCGGCCGAGCTGCCACTCCACTGGAGTGAACACCGACAGGCGCTCGTCCGCTTCGTCGGCGAGGCCCACCGCGGCGTCCGCGGGTTCGTGACCGACGGCAACGGCCGACCGCTGGAGAACGTCGCCATGAAAATCAAAGGTCGCGACGCTCCGTTCCAAACGACCAAACACGGAGAATATTGGCGGATCCTCTTGCCGGGCTACTACCGGATCGAG GCTTACAAAGAAGGTTACGAACCGGTCGAAGACGATTTCAGCGTTACGGATCACCACGCCACCCAAGTCAATCTGACGCTGTTCAAACAG GTGGATTCTAAAAACGCTTTCGGAGCTCTGGACGAGGTCAGTAACTACTATTCGCTGTCGCCGGGTGATGAGCGACCGAACAAACGGCAACCGACCATCTCTAATAAACAG GACGTTCCCCATCCAACGGGACTGACTGGCCTCCTCATCACGCTGCGATCGCAAATGGATAATCTGTTCACCAATCTGTTTGGTTGA
- the LOC124194425 gene encoding phosphatidylserine decarboxylase proenzyme, mitochondrial-like isoform X2: MKVTLATRLSGTIGEGAVATHWLRRPSIPRPKKWTPRWKGPLTRSIFRRSVSSSSTGESGDVKTTIAATAATTAAFKGAKNSRWRRFIVKPFVYVQFFFGIGLLALAFQQFRRKNAHPEQSPELIAKDWEVLYYRIIPFRAISRAWGWLTNRHLPVWARQPILGLYARTFNCNLEEALDGNLENYSCLAEFFRRKLKSGVRPIEPASSVVAPSDGTVLNFGRVTAGMMEQVKGVSYSLGEFLGPAYWRNGPEVQPAGQTELEYEKSLLVNKDNDLFHCVIYLAPGDYHCFHSPVDWTVNFRRHFPGALLSVNPSIAKWVAGLFSLNERAVYVGRWAHGFFSMTPVGATNVGSIRVYADEKLRTNCTKWALPLPYYDRYMCPEDSDEIPLQKGEIFGEFNLGSTIVLIFEAPKDFEFKIRPGEKIRMGQSLHFTHSATEASD, translated from the exons ATGAAAGTGACTCTAGCAACGCGTTTGTCCGGCACCATAGGAGAGGGGGCAGTGGCAACCCATTGGCTCCGGCGGCCTTCTATCCCCCGTCCCAAAAAATGGACCCCAAGGTGGAAAG GACCACTAACGAGGTCGATCTTCAGGCGAAGCGTGTCATCATCGTCGACTGGCGAATCAGGCGATGTCAAAACAACGATCGCTGCCACAGCGGCAACCACTGCCGCATTCAAAGGCGCCAAGAATTCTCGCTGGAGACGTTTCATCGTCAAACCTTTCGTCTACGTCCAGTTCTTCTTCGGCATTGGATTGCTGGCCCTCGCCTTTCAACAATTCCGGAGAAAAAATGCCCACCCAGAGCAATCGCCAGAACTTATCGCCAAGGATTGGGAG GTGCTTTATTATCGTATCATCCCTTTCCGGGCCATATCGCGCGCTTGGGGTTGGTTAACCAACCGTCATTTACCGGTTTGGGCGCGACAACCGATTCTG GGTCTTTACGCACGAACGTTTAACTGCAACCTGGAGGAAGCGCTCGATGGTAATCTGGAAAATTATTCATGTTTGGCCGAATTCTTTCGAAGGAAACTCAAAAGCGGAGTTAGACCGATCGAACCGGCCAGCTCGGTGGTTGCCCCGTCGGATGGCACGGTGCTCAACTTTGGTCGTGTCACGGCCG GCATGATGGAACAGGTCAAGGGCGTGAGCTACTCGTTGGGTGAGTTTCTCGGTCCAGCATACTGGCGAAATGGACCTGAAGTCCAACCCGCCGGCCAGACTGAGTTGGAATACGAAAAATCACTTCTCGTCAACAAAGATAACGACTTGTTCCATTGCGTTATCTACCTAGCCCCAG GAGACTATCACTGCTTCCATTCGCCGGTGGATTGGACAGTCAATTTTAGACGACACTTTCCAGGAGCGTTGCTCAGCGTCAATCCGAGCATCGCCAAATGGGTGGCCGGATTATTCAGCCTCAACGAGCGGGCGGTGTACGTTGGGCGATGGGCTCACGGCTTCTTCTCAATGACGCCGGTTGGCGCCACTAACGTTGGCTCCATCCGAGTCTACGCCGACGAGAAGCTGAGAACCAACTGCACAAAGTGGGCCCTGCCCTTGCCTTACTACGACCGCTACATGTGCCCAGAAGATTCGGATGAAATCCCGCTCCAAAAAGGCGAAATTTTCGGCGAATTCAATCTCGGGTCCACCATCGTTCTCATTTTCGAAGCGCCAAAAGATTTCGAGTTCAAAATCCGACCGGGGGAGAAGATTCGAATGGGCCAGTCACTCCACTTTACCCATTCCGCCACGGAAGCATCAGACTAG
- the LOC124194425 gene encoding phosphatidylserine decarboxylase proenzyme, mitochondrial-like isoform X3 translates to MDPKVERRSVSSSSTGESGDVKTTIAATAATTAAFKGAKNSRWRRFIVKPFVYVQFFFGIGLLALAFQQFRRKNAHPEQSPELIAKDWEVLYYRIIPFRAISRAWGWLTNRHLPVWARQPILGLYARTFNCNLEEALDGNLENYSCLAEFFRRKLKSGVRPIEPASSVVAPSDGTVLNFGRVTAGMMEQVKGVSYSLGEFLGPAYWRNGPEVQPAGQTELEYEKSLLVNKDNDLFHCVIYLAPGDYHCFHSPVDWTVNFRRHFPGALLSVNPSIAKWVAGLFSLNERAVYVGRWAHGFFSMTPVGATNVGSIRVYADEKLRTNCTKWALPLPYYDRYMCPEDSDEIPLQKGEIFGEFNLGSTIVLIFEAPKDFEFKIRPGEKIRMGQSLHFTHSATEASD, encoded by the exons ATGGACCCCAAGGTGGAAAG GCGAAGCGTGTCATCATCGTCGACTGGCGAATCAGGCGATGTCAAAACAACGATCGCTGCCACAGCGGCAACCACTGCCGCATTCAAAGGCGCCAAGAATTCTCGCTGGAGACGTTTCATCGTCAAACCTTTCGTCTACGTCCAGTTCTTCTTCGGCATTGGATTGCTGGCCCTCGCCTTTCAACAATTCCGGAGAAAAAATGCCCACCCAGAGCAATCGCCAGAACTTATCGCCAAGGATTGGGAG GTGCTTTATTATCGTATCATCCCTTTCCGGGCCATATCGCGCGCTTGGGGTTGGTTAACCAACCGTCATTTACCGGTTTGGGCGCGACAACCGATTCTG GGTCTTTACGCACGAACGTTTAACTGCAACCTGGAGGAAGCGCTCGATGGTAATCTGGAAAATTATTCATGTTTGGCCGAATTCTTTCGAAGGAAACTCAAAAGCGGAGTTAGACCGATCGAACCGGCCAGCTCGGTGGTTGCCCCGTCGGATGGCACGGTGCTCAACTTTGGTCGTGTCACGGCCG GCATGATGGAACAGGTCAAGGGCGTGAGCTACTCGTTGGGTGAGTTTCTCGGTCCAGCATACTGGCGAAATGGACCTGAAGTCCAACCCGCCGGCCAGACTGAGTTGGAATACGAAAAATCACTTCTCGTCAACAAAGATAACGACTTGTTCCATTGCGTTATCTACCTAGCCCCAG GAGACTATCACTGCTTCCATTCGCCGGTGGATTGGACAGTCAATTTTAGACGACACTTTCCAGGAGCGTTGCTCAGCGTCAATCCGAGCATCGCCAAATGGGTGGCCGGATTATTCAGCCTCAACGAGCGGGCGGTGTACGTTGGGCGATGGGCTCACGGCTTCTTCTCAATGACGCCGGTTGGCGCCACTAACGTTGGCTCCATCCGAGTCTACGCCGACGAGAAGCTGAGAACCAACTGCACAAAGTGGGCCCTGCCCTTGCCTTACTACGACCGCTACATGTGCCCAGAAGATTCGGATGAAATCCCGCTCCAAAAAGGCGAAATTTTCGGCGAATTCAATCTCGGGTCCACCATCGTTCTCATTTTCGAAGCGCCAAAAGATTTCGAGTTCAAAATCCGACCGGGGGAGAAGATTCGAATGGGCCAGTCACTCCACTTTACCCATTCCGCCACGGAAGCATCAGACTAG
- the LOC124194425 gene encoding phosphatidylserine decarboxylase proenzyme, mitochondrial-like isoform X1, whose product MSALFVRVPLTAFRVNLHRVYLPRQQKYANQWMSSSWRPGDVRCINVMCYSTGPLTRSIFRRSVSSSSTGESGDVKTTIAATAATTAAFKGAKNSRWRRFIVKPFVYVQFFFGIGLLALAFQQFRRKNAHPEQSPELIAKDWEVLYYRIIPFRAISRAWGWLTNRHLPVWARQPILGLYARTFNCNLEEALDGNLENYSCLAEFFRRKLKSGVRPIEPASSVVAPSDGTVLNFGRVTAGMMEQVKGVSYSLGEFLGPAYWRNGPEVQPAGQTELEYEKSLLVNKDNDLFHCVIYLAPGDYHCFHSPVDWTVNFRRHFPGALLSVNPSIAKWVAGLFSLNERAVYVGRWAHGFFSMTPVGATNVGSIRVYADEKLRTNCTKWALPLPYYDRYMCPEDSDEIPLQKGEIFGEFNLGSTIVLIFEAPKDFEFKIRPGEKIRMGQSLHFTHSATEASD is encoded by the exons ATGTCAGCCTTGTTTGTTCGTGTACCCTTGACGGCCTTCCGAGTAAATCTTCATCGAGTGTACCTCCCACGTCAACAAAAATACGCTAACCAATGGATGTCCTCGTCCTGGCGGCCCGGAGATGTTCGATGCATAAATGTCATGTGCTATTCAACAG GACCACTAACGAGGTCGATCTTCAGGCGAAGCGTGTCATCATCGTCGACTGGCGAATCAGGCGATGTCAAAACAACGATCGCTGCCACAGCGGCAACCACTGCCGCATTCAAAGGCGCCAAGAATTCTCGCTGGAGACGTTTCATCGTCAAACCTTTCGTCTACGTCCAGTTCTTCTTCGGCATTGGATTGCTGGCCCTCGCCTTTCAACAATTCCGGAGAAAAAATGCCCACCCAGAGCAATCGCCAGAACTTATCGCCAAGGATTGGGAG GTGCTTTATTATCGTATCATCCCTTTCCGGGCCATATCGCGCGCTTGGGGTTGGTTAACCAACCGTCATTTACCGGTTTGGGCGCGACAACCGATTCTG GGTCTTTACGCACGAACGTTTAACTGCAACCTGGAGGAAGCGCTCGATGGTAATCTGGAAAATTATTCATGTTTGGCCGAATTCTTTCGAAGGAAACTCAAAAGCGGAGTTAGACCGATCGAACCGGCCAGCTCGGTGGTTGCCCCGTCGGATGGCACGGTGCTCAACTTTGGTCGTGTCACGGCCG GCATGATGGAACAGGTCAAGGGCGTGAGCTACTCGTTGGGTGAGTTTCTCGGTCCAGCATACTGGCGAAATGGACCTGAAGTCCAACCCGCCGGCCAGACTGAGTTGGAATACGAAAAATCACTTCTCGTCAACAAAGATAACGACTTGTTCCATTGCGTTATCTACCTAGCCCCAG GAGACTATCACTGCTTCCATTCGCCGGTGGATTGGACAGTCAATTTTAGACGACACTTTCCAGGAGCGTTGCTCAGCGTCAATCCGAGCATCGCCAAATGGGTGGCCGGATTATTCAGCCTCAACGAGCGGGCGGTGTACGTTGGGCGATGGGCTCACGGCTTCTTCTCAATGACGCCGGTTGGCGCCACTAACGTTGGCTCCATCCGAGTCTACGCCGACGAGAAGCTGAGAACCAACTGCACAAAGTGGGCCCTGCCCTTGCCTTACTACGACCGCTACATGTGCCCAGAAGATTCGGATGAAATCCCGCTCCAAAAAGGCGAAATTTTCGGCGAATTCAATCTCGGGTCCACCATCGTTCTCATTTTCGAAGCGCCAAAAGATTTCGAGTTCAAAATCCGACCGGGGGAGAAGATTCGAATGGGCCAGTCACTCCACTTTACCCATTCCGCCACGGAAGCATCAGACTAG